The nucleotide window TCCTGTCTTCGGCCGACATATATCGCCATTCATGGATGGCCGCATGAATTTCCAGCATAAAGGCATGAAAATGAACCCGGCGCTTGGCCCTCACGGGGGCTTCCTCGAAAAAAAGATCCATGATCATGGATTTGCCGCGCCCCACATCGCCATATATATAATAGCCTTTGGGAAAGTCGGATGTTTTACCCCGGCCAAGAACCCTGGATAAAAATCCGTTGGCGCCCTTACCCGGCTCAAACTTCTCCTCATAACCGTCAAGCGCAGTATACAGCTCCTGAAGCCGCATCATCACCTGTTCCTGGACGGGATCTTCCCTCAGCTCACCGGCTTCGCGCGCCTGATAATACCGGGCCAGGGGCCCTGCCTTACTATGAACTTCTGTGGCGTTTTTTGTCATAATCTGAACTGTGTAACGGATAAAATCTGATATTTGATTAAAATTTTAACAATTTATCAACGCCTTATATGGTAAAAGACGAATGCGCTAACAAAAGAAAATATAATACCCGAAGCAGTACAATAAAGGGAATGTAAGAACAATGAAGAAAATATTTGAAATTCCGGTCTATAACGAGGAAGTGCGCGAGACCGTCCGCTCCGGACGCTCCCATGACACGCTGGAAGACACCTGGGCAGACATGCATCTGATCGAAGTCCGTGCGCATACGCCGGTGGAAGCCATGGAAATCTGCCGCCGGAAACATCCGGAAAAGATGGGTTTTGTGCTGGGTGACGCGGCCGAGGCGATGTCCTGACGCCATAAGAGTCATGGCCTCGCGACCTTTTCACCGCAGAGAGACACACAATGAAAACATGATGTAAATATATCAGATAAACTTGTATGTACCAGCTGTTGTATTTGGTGCCATAGGTTGATATGTTTACAACATGTCGAGAGTAACAATCAGTAAATTGATCCATGAATAAATACGAAGTTGCCATTTATAATGAATCTGTCCGGCAAGCCTATGCCGACGGCAAGAAACACCCCAATTACGAACAGGGGTGGGGAGACTTGCGCTATCTGGAAGTTGATGCGGAATCGGAAGAGGATGCCCTGCGGATCGTCAAGAAACATCATCCGGAACGGCACGGCTTTGTGGTCACCGATGTGATCCTGCTCAAGGAATTCATCTACTGATCGAATAATTAAGTATCGTAATATCCAAAAAGCCGGGCACTGACCCGGCTTTTGTCATCATGCTGATCCGCCTTGCGCGCAAGAGAAACCGTCAGGATTCTTTACACTTTTGGTTGAAAAAACCGCCCGCCAGACCGAAAATAAATTCCCTTCATCCCGATCCCGTTGGAATCAAACACCTCTTTCAATATTGGCACGATATTTGCTTATAAATCTCTGAATGATCTCAATAAGCCATTGATTTATATATTGTTATATAAGGATAAATAATGACCGCTATGCGTAAACTGAAAAAACAGACCGGCTTCACGCCCCTCCGCAAAGCCTTACTTGCCGCCGCAACCGTCACTTCGCTGGGGCTGTTTGCCGCCCCGGCCCAGGCCAGCCTGATCGACGACAGCGTTAATTGCGACATGACAAATACTTTTTTCTCATGCAGCCCCAACTCCTCTGTCGTCGGGGCGGGCGCAGAATTCACTTTGGATTATGAAGGCGACACATTCCTCAATATCGATCTCGGGGCCTCCTCCGTATCGATATCTAATGCGTACCAAAATGGCGTAAGTTACGGCTATAACCCAGAGTTCACCATCCTTCTCAGCGACCTGGATCCGCAGGGGGGAAGCGGAACCATAACCGGCATTGAAAACTTCGTTGTTTCAGAGGTCTCCGGTCTGGCGCTTGAGGATATCAGCTTTGACGCTCATTCCGTCAGCATCAATTTCAATGATACCCTCTGGCAATTAGACTCTTTTGTCTCCTTTGACCTGGTGTTCCGGGACCCCGCACAACAGGTTTCCGAACCGGCATCCCTCGCCCTGCTCGGCCTTGGTCTTGCCGGCCTCGGCCTGGCCCGGCGCAAGCGGATTGCCAAATAACACGCCGCACTCACGGCAAAAGAAAAGCGGCCCCAACGGGCCGCTTTTTTGTTACGGAAATGGGATAACCAATTACCCCTGCCGCTCGACCATCATCTTCTTGATTTCGGCAATGGCCTTGGCCGGATTGAGACCCTTAGGGCAGGTGTTGGCACAGTTCATGATAGTGTGGCAGCGATAAAGCCGGAAGGGATCTTCCAGCGCATCCAGACGCTCGCCGGTATTTTCATCACGGCTGTCCACCAGCCATCTATAGGCCTGAAGCAGAACGGCCGGACCGAGGTAACGGTCGGAGTTCCACCAGTAGCTCGGGCAGCTTGTGGAGCAGCTGGCGCACAGGATGCATTCGTAAAGGCCGTCGAGCTTGGCCCGGTCGTCCCGGCTCTGCAGCCGTTCCTTGCCGGACGGGGCCGGAGTCTGGGTCTGCATCCACGGCTTGATGGAGGCATACTGGGCATAGAAGTTGGTGAGGTCCGGCACCAGGTCCTTGACCACATCCATATGCGGCAGCGGATAGATATTCACATCGCCCTTGAAGTCGGCAATATCCTTTGTACAGGCCAGCGTGTTCATGCCGCCGATGTTCATGGCGCAGGAGCCGCAGACGCCTTCGCGGCA belongs to Emcibacter sp. and includes:
- a CDS encoding PEP-CTERM sorting domain-containing protein — encoded protein: MTAMRKLKKQTGFTPLRKALLAAATVTSLGLFAAPAQASLIDDSVNCDMTNTFFSCSPNSSVVGAGAEFTLDYEGDTFLNIDLGASSVSISNAYQNGVSYGYNPEFTILLSDLDPQGGSGTITGIENFVVSEVSGLALEDISFDAHSVSINFNDTLWQLDSFVSFDLVFRDPAQQVSEPASLALLGLGLAGLGLARRKRIAK
- a CDS encoding succinate dehydrogenase iron-sulfur subunit, with product MAEFRLPKNSRYTKGKTWKAEAGATNIKRFNVYRWNEDDGENPRIDTYEVDLDKCGPMVLDALIKIKNEIDPTLTFRRSCREGVCGSCAMNIGGMNTLACTKDIADFKGDVNIYPLPHMDVVKDLVPDLTNFYAQYASIKPWMQTQTPAPSGKERLQSRDDRAKLDGLYECILCASCSTSCPSYWWNSDRYLGPAVLLQAYRWLVDSRDENTGERLDALEDPFRLYRCHTIMNCANTCPKGLNPAKAIAEIKKMMVERQG